In the genome of Nitrospira japonica, one region contains:
- a CDS encoding YciI family protein codes for MIFVILGFDGPDGEARRKVYRPAHLANLEPLDRAGRVLLAGPLTDKTGSLIVIEADSLEEARKFALEDPYMVNGVFERVEVHPFTQVFPKPR; via the coding sequence ATGATTTTTGTCATTCTCGGATTCGACGGCCCTGACGGAGAAGCGCGGCGCAAGGTGTACCGCCCCGCCCACCTCGCCAATTTGGAGCCTCTCGATCGAGCCGGCCGGGTCCTCTTGGCAGGCCCGCTGACGGACAAGACAGGAAGCCTTATTGTCATCGAAGCCGACTCCCTTGAAGAAGCCCGCAAGTTTGCACTTGAAGACCCCTACATGGTCAACGGGGTATTTGAACGGGTTGAAGTCCATCCGTTCACGCAGGTATTTCCCAAACCACGGTAG
- a CDS encoding carbon monoxide dehydrogenase beta subunit family protein, whose product MSQYRVLPGPEHFLPPAAASMGVYLPNPGEAHINGVIASEEKAYEEAARQFLMASVPTIFPGPLVLWAWNEKAAKKATAIRHLYNTLKECVQPGQKAMLIPMPDYRPKYPKINPEVEINPNHPNLTIWHNKIDCCMFVGVHCHQANLSLKIIRGGTSCYTIAMCAQAGHEDAMLSFRDASVEKIMTLADWIKKLKGTVKPRLTTKNGATS is encoded by the coding sequence ATGAGTCAATATCGCGTGTTGCCAGGCCCCGAACATTTTCTTCCTCCCGCTGCGGCGTCCATGGGCGTGTACTTGCCCAATCCAGGCGAAGCACACATCAACGGCGTCATTGCATCGGAGGAAAAGGCGTACGAAGAAGCCGCTCGCCAGTTTCTCATGGCCTCTGTGCCGACGATTTTCCCCGGCCCGTTGGTTCTGTGGGCATGGAACGAGAAAGCCGCGAAAAAAGCGACGGCCATCCGCCATCTGTACAACACCTTGAAAGAATGCGTGCAGCCGGGCCAGAAGGCAATGCTTATTCCCATGCCCGACTACAGGCCTAAATACCCCAAGATCAATCCCGAAGTCGAAATCAACCCGAATCACCCCAATCTGACCATCTGGCATAATAAGATCGATTGCTGCATGTTCGTGGGGGTTCATTGTCACCAAGCGAATCTCTCCCTCAAGATCATCCGCGGCGGAACGTCCTGCTATACGATCGCCATGTGTGCACAGGCTGGTCATGAGGATGCAATGCTGTCGTTCCGCGATGCATCGGTCGAAAAAATCATGACGCTCGCCGATTGGATAAAAAAACTCAAGGGAACGGTCAAACCGCGGTTGACGACCAAGAACGGCGCAACAAGCTAA
- the prmC gene encoding peptide chain release factor N(5)-glutamine methyltransferase, whose amino-acid sequence MSPSSSGAAAEECRTVGRVIAEASRRLSEAGLDTADQEAVWLAEYALGLSRLQQVLHGNRELSSSDIAALQQLVSRRTEREPLQYILGTQDFCGLEFEVNRSVLIPRPESALLVQETLRRVSSRERPVLVDVGTGSGCLAIALARLVSPQQLFAIDLSPEALRTAKQNAERLGIESVTWLEGDLLTPLAERGLEGRVRAIVSNPPYVSESDWPTLQPEVRLHEPRLALVSGPRGTELHERLILGAIPFLEAGGSLIMELGWGQSRSLIEFVEACPAYQSVETLRDEAGIERVLIAERGRG is encoded by the coding sequence ATGAGCCCGTCTTCTTCAGGCGCGGCTGCCGAGGAATGCCGGACGGTCGGGCGGGTGATCGCCGAAGCGTCCCGACGACTTTCTGAAGCAGGGCTGGACACCGCTGATCAGGAAGCGGTGTGGTTGGCGGAATATGCGTTGGGGTTGTCGAGGCTGCAGCAAGTTCTTCACGGGAATCGCGAGTTGTCTTCCAGCGACATCGCCGCGTTGCAGCAACTCGTGTCCAGACGGACCGAGAGAGAGCCGCTTCAGTATATCCTTGGCACACAGGATTTTTGCGGACTGGAGTTCGAGGTCAATCGCTCGGTACTAATTCCCCGACCTGAAAGCGCCTTGTTGGTTCAAGAAACGCTTCGCCGAGTGTCATCGCGCGAAAGGCCCGTGCTGGTCGATGTGGGCACGGGATCCGGCTGCCTGGCCATTGCGCTGGCCCGTCTCGTGTCCCCGCAGCAATTGTTTGCGATCGATCTCTCGCCCGAGGCCTTACGGACGGCGAAACAGAACGCGGAACGTCTCGGGATTGAATCGGTGACATGGCTGGAAGGCGATCTGCTGACGCCTCTGGCGGAACGAGGACTTGAAGGCCGGGTCCGGGCGATTGTCTCAAATCCGCCCTATGTCTCCGAATCGGATTGGCCGACCCTTCAGCCGGAAGTTCGTCTCCACGAACCCCGATTGGCTCTGGTTTCCGGCCCTAGAGGAACCGAATTGCACGAACGGTTGATCCTCGGTGCGATCCCGTTTCTGGAGGCGGGAGGGAGCTTGATCATGGAACTCGGGTGGGGGCAGAGTCGATCATTGATCGAGTTCGTGGAAGCTTGTCCTGCATATCAATCTGTCGAGACTCTCCGTGACGAGGCAGGAATCGAGCGTGTGTTAATCGCCGAACGGGGAAGGGGATAA
- a CDS encoding thiamine pyrophosphate-dependent enzyme: protein MSKERIKISEDLYDIMPSDYQDLVKSATYGKEDRGWKDIGTSKELIEQHSLCAGCPESMAFRYILASLPNPEDTVMVGSTGCTSLVFPMVAVHNIHSLFGNQNAIASGLKRALSVRFPGRVKDVVVLAGDGATVDIGLDMTLQAWFRQEKFTTICFDNELYANTGGQESGLMQKGFVAKMAPVGKLFDKVRLPEIARESGCHYVVNCTVSKPSLVEKVIRNAVHVAREIGPTYLQLYTPCILEIGKNSMEGLQEMRDSEKPTERFAYKEYISEPAKQLLAELAAKDKERKAAAKQLAGQA, encoded by the coding sequence ATGAGCAAAGAACGGATTAAGATCTCGGAAGACCTCTATGACATCATGCCGTCCGACTATCAGGACTTGGTGAAGAGCGCGACCTACGGCAAGGAAGATCGGGGCTGGAAGGATATCGGCACCTCTAAAGAACTTATCGAGCAACACTCCCTCTGCGCCGGCTGCCCTGAATCGATGGCCTTCCGCTACATTCTGGCCTCGCTGCCGAATCCGGAAGATACAGTCATGGTTGGTTCAACCGGCTGTACCAGTCTGGTGTTTCCGATGGTGGCCGTTCATAACATCCACTCTCTCTTCGGTAACCAGAATGCCATCGCGTCGGGTCTCAAGCGCGCCCTCAGCGTTCGGTTCCCCGGGCGCGTCAAGGACGTGGTCGTACTCGCGGGCGACGGCGCCACGGTGGACATCGGCCTCGATATGACGCTTCAAGCCTGGTTCCGCCAAGAGAAGTTTACGACCATCTGCTTCGACAACGAACTCTATGCCAACACCGGCGGACAAGAGAGCGGTTTGATGCAGAAGGGTTTCGTCGCGAAAATGGCTCCTGTCGGCAAGTTGTTCGATAAGGTTCGGTTACCGGAAATCGCGCGGGAGTCCGGTTGTCACTACGTCGTCAATTGCACGGTCAGCAAGCCCTCGCTGGTCGAGAAGGTCATCCGCAATGCGGTGCATGTGGCACGCGAGATCGGCCCCACCTATCTCCAGCTGTACACCCCTTGTATTCTGGAAATCGGAAAGAACAGCATGGAAGGCTTGCAGGAAATGCGGGACTCCGAGAAGCCGACCGAACGTTTCGCGTACAAGGAATACATCAGCGAGCCTGCCAAGCAGCTTCTGGCTGAGCTGGCGGCAAAGGACAAGGAACGGAAAGCGGCTGCCAAGCAGTTAGCCGGGCAAGCTTAA
- a CDS encoding tetratricopeptide repeat protein, translating into MAEASYTMMDGDTLTGAEEKVLQRAQRKAVEEAGVYLEATFLDFEREFQGQRIQNSTLEIRTIAAGIAETEILESRRSFENDRPVFFVRIRATVNIESLVAAIRRQQSEEKLSQHFRQLQQENQHLRKQLKEFQQDPIGVRMLVIEPNGKSESAHQARSLVSRAMQSQNLREKIQLSSEAIALDSRFVEPFLIRGQTFLRLVSLAFAQHSSPDAYADYLQKAQADFDRALQLDSQNAWSWVGKGDVQTWFKQMDEAAVSYEQALALDPFFDIARQRLIVVYTTQARRQAESKHPHQALATLKRLLDAQTPDSWIPYQKEAYLLRSDILLKLNRPGQALEDLSTVIRVDPTNTGALLTRAKLYQNQLQGTLAKDDLERACVLGSVEACEQLP; encoded by the coding sequence ATGGCCGAAGCCTCCTATACGATGATGGACGGCGATACGCTGACGGGTGCGGAAGAAAAGGTTCTGCAGCGCGCGCAGCGGAAGGCGGTCGAAGAAGCAGGTGTCTACCTCGAAGCGACGTTTCTAGATTTCGAAAGAGAATTCCAGGGGCAACGGATACAGAACAGTACGCTGGAAATACGCACGATCGCCGCCGGCATCGCGGAAACCGAGATTCTCGAATCACGGCGCTCCTTTGAAAACGATCGGCCGGTGTTCTTCGTACGAATCCGAGCTACAGTTAACATCGAGAGTCTCGTCGCAGCGATCCGTCGACAACAATCGGAAGAAAAGCTCTCCCAGCATTTCCGACAATTGCAGCAGGAAAATCAGCACCTGCGCAAACAGCTGAAGGAATTTCAACAAGACCCCATCGGGGTTCGCATGCTGGTCATCGAACCAAACGGAAAATCCGAGTCCGCTCACCAGGCAAGAAGTTTGGTGAGCCGCGCGATGCAATCACAGAACCTGCGTGAAAAAATCCAACTGTCCTCCGAAGCCATCGCCCTTGACAGTCGCTTCGTCGAACCGTTTCTGATTCGGGGGCAAACCTTTCTTCGACTGGTTTCTCTGGCTTTTGCCCAGCATTCAAGCCCTGACGCCTATGCAGACTATCTTCAAAAGGCGCAGGCAGACTTCGACAGAGCACTCCAACTCGATAGTCAAAATGCATGGAGCTGGGTCGGCAAGGGGGACGTCCAAACCTGGTTCAAGCAAATGGATGAGGCCGCCGTCTCATATGAACAGGCTCTGGCTCTGGACCCATTTTTCGATATTGCCCGCCAGCGTCTCATCGTCGTCTATACCACCCAGGCCAGACGGCAAGCGGAATCCAAACATCCGCACCAGGCACTTGCCACATTGAAGCGGCTTCTCGACGCCCAGACCCCGGACAGTTGGATTCCCTACCAGAAGGAAGCCTACCTCCTTCGCAGCGACATCCTATTGAAGCTCAATCGTCCCGGACAAGCGCTTGAAGACCTTTCGACGGTTATCCGTGTCGATCCGACAAACACGGGAGCGCTCCTCACCCGAGCCAAGCTCTATCAGAACCAACTCCAGGGCACGCTTGCGAAGGACGACCTTGAGAGAGCTTGCGTCCTCGGCTCGGTCGAAGCCTGCGAGCAACTCCCGTAG
- the prfA gene encoding peptide chain release factor 1, with protein sequence MEAALLKRWESLASRYDELTTQLTDPSVIGQPPLLIKLNRERTELEPVAQLFQRHRDLFKQSEDISHMLADSTIGAEFRTLAVEESARLDEAMVALQAQVMEHLTPRDPRDDKSLFLEIRAGTGGDEAALFAGDLFRMYVKFAERHKLKVEIVEASETGKGGYKTVVALIEGKGGYGLFKYESGVHRVQRVPVTEAAGRIHTSTVTVAVMPEVDDVDVQIDPKDLRIDTFCSSGAGGQSVNTTYSAVRITHLPTGVVVSCQDERSQLKNRTKAMRTLRARIVEAEREKQEAEIAQNRKAQVGTGDRSEKIRTYNFPQNRVTDHRVGVTLHKLEHVLAGDMSELVEALRSQRDQAAVAEAS encoded by the coding sequence ATGGAAGCAGCACTGTTGAAGCGATGGGAGTCTCTCGCGAGTCGTTACGACGAGCTGACCACGCAGCTCACGGACCCCTCCGTCATCGGCCAGCCTCCGTTACTGATCAAATTGAATCGAGAGCGCACCGAACTTGAGCCAGTCGCGCAGCTTTTCCAGCGGCATCGAGATCTCTTCAAGCAATCGGAGGACATTTCCCACATGCTTGCGGATTCGACGATCGGCGCAGAGTTCCGAACTTTGGCCGTCGAAGAGAGTGCGCGGCTCGATGAAGCGATGGTGGCGCTCCAAGCCCAAGTGATGGAGCATCTCACCCCCAGAGATCCTCGCGACGACAAGAGTTTGTTCCTGGAGATTCGGGCGGGCACGGGTGGCGATGAAGCCGCGTTATTCGCCGGAGACCTGTTTCGAATGTACGTGAAATTTGCCGAGCGGCACAAACTGAAAGTCGAAATCGTGGAGGCCTCCGAAACCGGGAAAGGCGGCTATAAAACGGTCGTCGCCCTCATCGAGGGGAAAGGCGGCTATGGACTATTCAAGTATGAAAGCGGTGTCCATCGGGTTCAGCGTGTGCCTGTGACCGAGGCGGCCGGGCGAATTCACACGTCCACCGTGACGGTGGCGGTTATGCCGGAAGTGGACGATGTGGACGTCCAGATCGATCCCAAGGATCTCCGGATCGACACGTTTTGTTCGTCCGGAGCAGGAGGGCAAAGCGTCAATACCACCTATTCGGCGGTGCGCATCACGCACCTTCCGACGGGAGTGGTCGTATCCTGTCAGGACGAACGGTCGCAGCTCAAGAATCGCACGAAGGCGATGCGAACGCTGCGCGCCCGAATTGTTGAGGCCGAACGGGAAAAACAAGAGGCAGAAATCGCTCAGAATCGCAAGGCGCAAGTGGGAACCGGAGATCGGAGCGAGAAGATCCGTACCTACAACTTTCCGCAGAATCGCGTCACGGATCATCGCGTAGGCGTGACCTTGCACAAGCTGGAACATGTGCTGGCCGGTGATATGAGCGAATTGGTCGAAGCGCTGCGTTCCCAGCGTGATCAGGCGGCCGTTGCGGAGGCTTCATGA
- a CDS encoding pyruvate ferredoxin oxidoreductase, with translation MYNIAQVIDEKCTAKKGCRLCIMYCPEANCLDLNSAKMVAEVNIDRCKGCELCVVVCNAAKHEAIVMQAVSATGQLMSKKGESAGLGQAYQG, from the coding sequence ATGTATAACATCGCGCAAGTCATCGATGAGAAGTGCACCGCCAAAAAGGGGTGCCGCCTGTGCATCATGTATTGTCCGGAGGCGAATTGCTTGGATCTGAATTCCGCCAAGATGGTCGCCGAGGTCAACATCGATCGCTGCAAGGGTTGTGAGCTCTGCGTCGTGGTCTGCAACGCCGCCAAGCATGAAGCTATCGTCATGCAGGCGGTCAGCGCCACCGGCCAGCTGATGTCGAAAAAGGGCGAATCCGCTGGATTGGGGCAAGCGTACCAGGGCTGA
- a CDS encoding 2-oxoacid:acceptor oxidoreductase family protein — protein sequence MIKKRINIRMSGLGGQGAVTAAHVMAMAANRDGKFSISNPFFGAEKRMAPAESYCRIGIERIYDRGELVFPDVIQVFHPQVITMGKSYTMPFYSGIKEGGVVIINSDVPLLSEEDIQRLKDLNVALFYIPGTQIAIEIAGTELSTNMTMIGSVAGITKCVSMEALDGALQERFGKKFVASGGTASLDEAIKKKFAKKEMLLQKNFATVKRAYEIATEWAEKNKIELRVGNPAVAA from the coding sequence ATGATCAAGAAAAGAATCAACATTCGAATGTCCGGCCTCGGCGGGCAGGGCGCCGTCACGGCAGCCCACGTCATGGCCATGGCCGCAAACCGGGATGGCAAGTTCTCGATCTCCAATCCGTTCTTCGGCGCCGAAAAACGCATGGCGCCTGCGGAGAGCTATTGCCGGATCGGCATCGAGCGAATCTATGACCGTGGCGAGTTGGTATTTCCCGACGTGATCCAGGTGTTTCACCCCCAGGTGATCACCATGGGCAAGAGCTATACAATGCCGTTTTACTCCGGCATCAAGGAAGGCGGCGTCGTGATCATCAATTCGGACGTACCGCTGTTGTCGGAGGAAGATATCCAGCGCCTCAAGGACTTGAACGTGGCCCTCTTCTACATTCCCGGTACGCAGATCGCCATTGAGATCGCCGGGACGGAGTTGTCGACCAACATGACCATGATCGGGTCGGTCGCCGGTATCACCAAGTGCGTGTCGATGGAAGCATTGGACGGCGCCCTTCAGGAAAGATTCGGCAAGAAGTTCGTCGCGTCCGGAGGTACCGCGTCTTTGGATGAAGCGATCAAGAAAAAGTTCGCCAAAAAGGAAATGCTGCTCCAGAAGAACTTCGCGACGGTGAAACGGGCGTATGAAATCGCCACCGAATGGGCCGAGAAGAACAAGATCGAGCTGCGGGTCGGCAATCCAGCTGTCGCGGCTTAG
- the rho gene encoding transcription termination factor Rho, which produces MHLAELKQKTIADLNDVARDLKIEGAANLRKQELIFAILQAQTEKNGVVFGEGVLETLPDGFGFLRAPDSNYLPGPDDIYISPSQIRRFNLRTGDIVSGQIRPPKESERYFALLKVEKVNYEDPEVARDKILFDNLTPLYPEERINLEFDREEYCTRVMDLTTPIGKGQRGLIVAAPRTGKTMLLQAIARAILKNHKEVTLIVLLIDERPEEVTDWQRQVKAEVISSTFDEPAQRHAQVAEMVLEKAKRLVEHKKDVVILLDSITRLARAYNTIAPPSGKVLSGGLDSNALQRPKRFFGAARNIENGGSLTIMATALVDTGSRMDDVIFEEFKGTGNMEVHLDRRLADKRIFPAIDISQSGTRKEELLVDKDRLNKMWILRKVLSPLGTMEAMEFLMDKVQGTKTNQEFLQSMNR; this is translated from the coding sequence ATGCATCTTGCCGAGTTGAAACAGAAAACCATCGCCGACCTCAACGATGTCGCGCGTGATCTCAAAATCGAGGGAGCGGCAAATCTCCGGAAGCAGGAATTGATTTTTGCCATCCTTCAAGCGCAGACAGAAAAGAACGGTGTGGTTTTCGGCGAAGGAGTTCTCGAAACCTTGCCTGATGGGTTCGGATTTCTCCGCGCTCCCGACTCCAACTATCTTCCTGGTCCGGACGATATCTATATCTCGCCGTCGCAGATCCGTCGCTTCAATCTTCGCACCGGGGACATCGTGTCCGGCCAAATCAGGCCCCCGAAGGAAAGCGAGCGGTATTTCGCGTTGCTCAAAGTTGAAAAGGTCAACTACGAAGATCCGGAAGTCGCGCGGGACAAGATCCTCTTCGACAACCTCACGCCGCTGTATCCGGAAGAGCGCATCAATCTTGAGTTCGACCGCGAGGAATATTGCACCCGGGTCATGGATCTGACGACTCCGATCGGTAAGGGGCAGCGAGGCCTGATCGTTGCCGCCCCCCGTACCGGCAAGACCATGCTTTTGCAGGCAATCGCTCGGGCCATACTCAAGAACCACAAAGAAGTGACGTTGATCGTCCTGCTGATCGATGAGCGGCCGGAAGAGGTCACCGACTGGCAGCGGCAGGTCAAGGCGGAGGTGATCAGTTCCACGTTCGACGAACCGGCTCAGCGCCATGCTCAGGTTGCGGAAATGGTGCTGGAGAAAGCGAAGCGCTTGGTCGAGCACAAAAAGGATGTCGTCATCCTGTTGGACAGCATCACCCGTCTTGCGCGCGCGTACAATACGATCGCGCCTCCGAGCGGCAAGGTTCTCTCGGGCGGTCTTGACTCCAACGCGCTCCAGCGCCCCAAGAGATTTTTCGGCGCGGCCAGGAACATCGAAAACGGCGGGAGTTTGACCATCATGGCGACGGCGCTCGTCGATACCGGCAGCCGGATGGACGATGTCATTTTCGAAGAATTCAAGGGAACCGGCAACATGGAAGTGCACCTGGATCGTCGATTGGCCGACAAGCGAATCTTCCCGGCGATCGACATCAGCCAGTCCGGGACGCGCAAGGAAGAGTTGCTGGTGGACAAGGACCGGCTCAACAAGATGTGGATTCTCCGGAAAGTGCTGAGTCCGCTCGGCACGATGGAAGCGATGGAGTTCCTGATGGACAAGGTGCAGGGTACCAAGACCAACCAGGAATTTTTGCAATCGATGAACCGATAA
- the rpmE gene encoding 50S ribosomal protein L31, giving the protein MKKGIHPLYREATVHCACGNKYKTRSTVGDINVDICSNCHPFFTGTQKIVDTEGRVERFKKKYAKKGK; this is encoded by the coding sequence ATGAAGAAGGGTATTCATCCGTTGTACCGGGAAGCGACGGTACATTGTGCGTGCGGCAACAAGTACAAAACCCGGTCGACCGTCGGGGACATCAACGTCGATATCTGCTCGAATTGTCATCCGTTTTTTACGGGGACGCAGAAAATCGTCGATACCGAGGGCCGGGTCGAGCGGTTTAAGAAGAAGTACGCGAAGAAGGGTAAGTAG
- a CDS encoding DUF2203 domain-containing protein, with protein MSQDDEQEHHDRLFTLAEANRLIPQLNSRLSSVKQARETLVRTKEDIRKASAQAEYGGGSTVGALYITSLQQVSANIKAIHELGVVVKDLDMGLCDFPHLRDGRIVFLCWKMGEQEIRWWHETTSGYKDRCPLESSS; from the coding sequence ATGTCGCAGGACGACGAGCAGGAACACCATGATCGGCTGTTCACACTAGCGGAGGCCAATCGCCTAATCCCCCAACTAAATTCTCGTCTGTCTTCGGTCAAACAGGCCCGAGAAACCTTGGTTCGAACTAAGGAAGACATCCGAAAAGCGAGCGCGCAAGCCGAATATGGCGGAGGGAGCACGGTCGGTGCACTCTATATCACCAGCCTTCAGCAGGTCAGCGCCAATATCAAGGCCATCCATGAATTGGGCGTGGTCGTCAAGGACCTCGATATGGGACTCTGCGATTTTCCGCACCTTCGCGACGGCCGCATCGTATTCCTGTGCTGGAAAATGGGAGAGCAGGAAATCCGATGGTGGCATGAAACGACCTCGGGTTATAAGGACCGGTGCCCTCTCGAGAGTTCCTCTTAA
- a CDS encoding Tll0287-like domain-containing protein yields the protein MDLKGFWLGLAVGTISTCLFGPWVFSAASKDTEVSDGIAPQAVADYIHSIVQADRTFYTNEIVERMQTRGIVSASEHWKETGDLPLPAQFVLETGRIVAQQSSGIRYRLISNWPINKRNGPTTEFERTALSKILVNADRPYTGVTMEGKTRVFQALYADKALSQRCADCHNVHPRSARRDFKSGDVMGGILLSIPLSPK from the coding sequence ATGGACCTGAAAGGCTTTTGGTTGGGACTTGCCGTTGGAACCATCTCCACTTGTCTGTTTGGTCCGTGGGTGTTTTCTGCCGCAAGCAAAGACACCGAGGTATCCGACGGTATCGCACCGCAAGCCGTCGCCGACTATATCCACAGCATCGTCCAAGCGGATCGAACCTTCTACACGAATGAGATCGTAGAACGGATGCAGACCCGAGGCATCGTCTCGGCCTCGGAGCACTGGAAGGAGACCGGGGACCTCCCGCTGCCCGCCCAATTCGTGCTGGAAACGGGCCGTATCGTCGCTCAACAATCCAGTGGAATACGGTACCGCCTGATCAGCAATTGGCCGATCAACAAGAGAAACGGCCCGACGACGGAATTCGAACGAACGGCTCTATCGAAAATCCTCGTGAATGCCGACCGTCCTTATACTGGGGTGACGATGGAGGGAAAGACCCGCGTGTTTCAAGCGCTCTATGCCGACAAAGCCCTCTCTCAGCGATGCGCCGATTGTCACAATGTGCATCCCAGGAGCGCGCGAAGGGATTTCAAATCCGGAGACGTGATGGGGGGCATATTGCTGAGCATCCCGCTCTCGCCAAAATAG
- a CDS encoding transketolase C-terminal domain-containing protein has translation MAESKSFIGTQNKKGQTFTDPWKMLHEAPRTPSFYTGSEVIKEAVRRSSCDVMIAYPITPQSEAAALIGELFAEGYIGDYFRGESEFAVMSQCAGAAFGGARVFTTTAGPGTMRAMENFPMWAGARLPIQMIVTCRGINSPLSIQPDTLEIAYLLNTGMLVWHAETAQDFFDWILKGFMVSEEPDVHLPLALCCDGFFVTHTKDVVNLTPTDMCLPPYDPYRSPVPCMDMECPPVRMMRDPFVMKSNYISYATHASWQQEIWAAIERSRKHSIHWLNGLIDTENTDADIVIVASGTAVSQGREAIRLLEDEGVRCGLVKIKTLRPWPEEEIREATKNAKHIFVPEFNVTGWLAKELRASIPNPQRVHAGPHVCGGMTMPPEIIVSEIKTALGMKSFSLAGRGS, from the coding sequence ATGGCGGAATCAAAATCCTTTATCGGAACTCAGAATAAGAAAGGCCAGACATTTACCGATCCGTGGAAGATGCTTCACGAGGCGCCCCGGACTCCGTCGTTCTACACGGGCAGCGAAGTGATCAAAGAAGCCGTTCGTCGCTCCAGTTGCGACGTCATGATCGCCTATCCGATCACCCCGCAGAGCGAAGCGGCGGCGTTGATCGGAGAGTTGTTCGCCGAAGGTTACATTGGCGACTATTTCCGTGGAGAGAGCGAATTTGCCGTCATGTCGCAATGTGCAGGCGCCGCGTTCGGAGGCGCCCGGGTGTTCACGACAACGGCCGGGCCTGGCACGATGCGGGCGATGGAAAATTTCCCCATGTGGGCCGGTGCGCGGTTGCCGATCCAGATGATCGTCACCTGTCGCGGCATCAACTCCCCACTGTCGATCCAACCCGACACACTGGAAATCGCCTATTTGCTCAATACCGGCATGTTGGTCTGGCATGCCGAAACGGCCCAAGACTTCTTCGATTGGATTCTTAAGGGTTTCATGGTCTCCGAAGAACCGGACGTGCATCTTCCGCTGGCACTCTGTTGCGACGGTTTCTTCGTGACGCACACGAAGGACGTCGTCAACCTGACTCCAACCGACATGTGCCTTCCGCCCTATGACCCTTATCGCTCACCCGTTCCGTGCATGGACATGGAATGTCCGCCTGTCCGTATGATGCGGGATCCTTTCGTCATGAAGAGTAACTACATCAGCTATGCGACCCATGCCTCGTGGCAGCAGGAGATCTGGGCCGCCATTGAGCGGTCCCGGAAACATTCGATTCATTGGCTGAATGGATTGATCGACACAGAAAACACCGACGCCGACATCGTGATCGTGGCCTCCGGCACTGCGGTGTCGCAAGGACGCGAGGCCATCCGCTTGCTGGAAGACGAGGGTGTCCGATGCGGTCTCGTCAAGATCAAGACCCTTCGTCCCTGGCCGGAAGAAGAGATCCGGGAGGCGACGAAGAATGCCAAGCACATTTTCGTGCCGGAATTCAACGTGACCGGCTGGCTCGCAAAGGAACTCCGCGCATCCATCCCGAACCCCCAGCGCGTCCATGCCGGCCCGCACGTCTGCGGAGGCATGACGATGCCGCCGGAAATCATCGTGTCGGAAATCAAGACGGCTCTGGGGATGAAGTCATTCTCCTTGGCCGGTCGTGGAAGCTGA